Part of the Girardinichthys multiradiatus isolate DD_20200921_A chromosome 14, DD_fGirMul_XY1, whole genome shotgun sequence genome is shown below.
ATAGGTCACACCTTCCTTTGAGAGCTGGAGTGGTGGGGAtagttcatttaaaaacacagaacaatgcCTTTATTCATTTTTCCATCTTGTGCAATCTTTACCTCAACTACAGAGCCACAACTGTGGAGCGGGAATGAGAAGAGCACTCGTGTGCCATCTACTTCTTTGGGTACACAGAGGCTGTTCATTAGATGAATTGCTGGGATCTCATCAATGTCAAGGAGCTCAGCCAGATCAGCCACCAAAGTCATCCACCCATTAGTTGAACATACTGTAGGAAAAGCAGGTACATGTTTATATACCAGCCACCCTCCTCCCATTGCAGTAATGCTTAGTATTCTTACCAAGTAGCTCTGTGGTATtaaacaagcatgtcttgatgGTGGAAGTCTTGACTTCTGATGTGTCATGATCCCTCACAAGGATTGTAAAGGTCCCAAGAAAGCCTTTCAGAGTAATATCCTAGAAAGAAATTTATAAATGTCCACAACCTTACAAACTGGTAAAGTCTAGACATCCCAGGTTTCCAAAATTACCTGGTATTTGTAGCCATGTGTGAACAGTGGTACACTGAGCAGCAGACTGTGGCTGTCATTACTCATGGTGTACCCATGCTCGGCTGCCAGTGCCGGTGTCAGCCGGTCTGAGCCAATGCTGATGTCCCACAGGTAGTCAAAAGAACGATAAGCCAACTTGAAGTCAATCCCAGATGCTGTACATCCAGCATCAAAAGATGGAGGAGCTGCCAAACAAGACATACGATTGACTACTTAATTCagataaaaaaacatctttaagaaACTCATAACTTACAGACAGCCATTAGTGCTTTGACTGAGACAGTGTAGTAGTATGGGTCAATTCCAGGTATGGCTTTCAGGGTGTAGTTAATGTCCAGTTTGTGCAACATGGCTCCATTCTCTTTGGAGAACTAAAggacaaccaaaaaaaaaaaaaaaaaagaaaaagtttagtatgaGGTTTACAGTTAAAGACTCCTTTGGTCAATGCTTCTAAAGATACTTTCCTCTTGAAAGACAATTTTGTCATGCAATGGCACTTTCAGAGTGTAGCTGTGAGTTTTGTTGGGATGACTGACTTCTGTCAGGGTGTATGTATTGGCGTCACTGAAGGGCACTTCAAATTCCTGCCCATTCAGCTGGAGGGAGGTCAGCTCAACATCTCTGGGAACTTTGCCCAGATAAACTGTAAATGCTCCTTCAGCCACATCAGTTTGATCTTCAGTGAAAAGTGAAGATGGCAACAGGGGTGTCTCAAGAGTCCTGTGAAACCACAGTGCAGTCTCTTCATGGCGTTCATCCACTGAAGTTTGCTTCAAGTAGAGGTTGAAGATGTAGAACTCATAGATGCCATTGCTCACAAAGCTCTGAAAATGATTTGTTACATTATAAGCTAGAGTTGGGTGAGTTAAGGAAAAAGGTCAAATCTCTTTTTACCTTCCTGTAGCCTCCTTCAGCATTATAAGGGATCCTAATTTGAACTGTCGAGTTATACCTTGCCATAATAAACCCTTTTTGCTCCGCAGCAGCCTGCTCCACAAGTTTACCATTTAGTCCAAGACTAATCTGTGTGTCAACAAGACTGGGATAGAGTGCTTCTGGAGTGTCCCAGATCATGTAGCCACTGTGGTATGACCCTGCATCTGTTTGAAGAAAGGAGATTCTTTTATTCAGCAGCACACCTTGTCAAAATATAGCAAGGCGCAAGTTACCCACCCATGGAGCAAGAAGCAATCA
Proteins encoded:
- the LOC124880742 gene encoding uncharacterized protein LOC124880742 isoform X2, encoding MAFKLIYSVVLLLSLWSTGGCDFFMEGDLQMECHDRYFMIAVDLAATGGPRFEAVDGTGTYAITEDYAAKCGYSINVFSLLGLVEFRASYFSCHTEKDDGFSFRFNLLTTYDGEDAYYALNKTCSPPLPWSPREVTCEVNYMEVSVRSELPCPAGFSDDWSTLEPLYSASTQGWQVTFQNLDEQLPPMNLSKARREGYVFDLAHDRIVFRTPYGQPESYSTEVNGVPVEVVHATVFLRQSWVAIMIDMIASCSMDAGSYHSGYMIWDTPEALYPSLVDTQISLGLNGKLVEQAAAEQKGFIMARYNSTVQIRIPYNAEGGYRKSFVSNGIYEFYIFNLYLKQTSVDERHEETALWFHRTLETPLLPSSLFTEDQTDVAEGAFTVYLGKVPRDVELTSLQLNGQEFEVPFSDANTYTLTEVSHPNKTHSYTLKVPLHDKIVFQEFSKENGAMLHKLDINYTLKAIPGIDPYYYTVSVKALMAVSPPSFDAGCTASGIDFKLAYRSFDYLWDISIGSDRLTPALAAEHGYTMSNDSHSLLLSVPLFTHGYKYQDITLKGFLGTFTILVRDHDTSEVKTSTIKTCLFNTTELLVCSTNGWMTLVADLAELLDIDEIPAIHLMNSLCVPKEVDGTRVLFSFPLHSCGSVVELSKEGVTYQNKIYFARSETVTLGMIVQCIYPLASLQQPFSIHKFESDNDGFGNVILFVMPTNDEETHTTTEMTTTVAPKRTKTPSLHLPSFYPTARYDKVYRVQNKLSYLKKGTKETMQEMGFPHF